The proteins below are encoded in one region of Pleuronectes platessa chromosome 14, fPlePla1.1, whole genome shotgun sequence:
- the tfcp2l1 gene encoding transcription factor CP2-like protein 1, translating to MLNRKLVEYTDISSKYVKSIMRVVFHDRRLQYMEHQQLEGWRWNRPGDRILDLDIPLSVGILEPRSHALHLNTIEFLWDPVKNASVFIQVNCISTEFTPRKHGGEKGVPFRIQVDTFTTNEHGEYMEHVHSSSCQIKVFKPKGADRKLKTDKEKIEKKTLQDRDKYQASHETTVLKECSPWPDALNLTTHSSCSTPSPVYHSSPTSCSVPDGSCSPNQQGELLLSSCSDHLLPSSSPQDTQDWLHRHRFSSFSRLFTSFLGVDLLSLSREDLIQICGPADGIRLFNTMKGRCIQPRLTIYVCQQQQARNQPPIKPGGGDIYHALYLEELTLLDLCEKVAMLYSITPQQITHIYRQKPTGIHILVSDEMVQNFGEETSFVISTIRDENTDGFQIVLK from the exons ATGCTTAACAGAAAACTAGTGGAGTATACAGATATAAGCAGCAAATATGTAAAG AGCATCATGCGCGTGGTGTTCCATGACCGGCGGCTGCAGTACATGGAGCACCAGCAGCTGGAGGGCTGGAGGTGGAACAGGCCCGGGGACCGGATCCTGGATCTGG ATATCCCTCTGTCAGTGGGGATACTGGAGCCTCGCTCTCACGCTCTGCACCTCAACACCATCGAGTTCCTGTGGGACCCGGTGAAGAACGCCTCGGTGTTCATCCAG gtCAACTGCATCAGCACCGAGTTCACGCCCAGGAAGCATGGCGGGGAGAAGGGGGTTCCCTTCCGCATCCAGGTGGACACGTTCACCACCAACGAGCACGGGGAGTACATGGAGCACGTCCACTCGTCCAGCTGTCAGATCAAAGTCTTCAAG ccCAAAGGAGCCGATCGCAAGCTGAAGACGGACAAGGAGAAGATCGAGAAGAAGACGCTTCAGGACAGAGACAAGTACCAGGCGTCCCACGAGACCACCGTGCTGAAAGAG TGCTCCCCCTGGCCCGACGCCCTGAACCTCACCacccacagcagctgcagcacccCCTCACCTGTTTACCACAGCTCCCCCACCTCCTGCAGTGTGCCAGACGG CAGCTGCTCTCCaaaccagcagggggagctgctCCTGTCCAGCTGCTCTGAT CACCTCCTGCCCTCGTCCTCGCCCCAGGACACTCAGGACTGGCTGCACCGCCACCGGTTCTCCTCGTTCTCCAGGCTCTTCACCAGCTTCTTAG GTGTAGATCTTCTGAGTTTGAGCAGGGAGGACCTGATCCAGATATGTGGCCCAGCAGATGGAATCCGCCTCTTCAACACCATGAAGGGAAG GTGCATCCAGCCCCGCCTCACCATCTACGtgtgccagcagcagcaggcccgGAATCAACCTCCCATCAAGCCCGGGGGCGGAGACA TCTACCACGCTCTgtacctggaggagctgacccTGCTGGACCTGTGTGAGAAGGTGGCCATGCTGTACAGCATCACTCCCCAGCAGATCACACACATCTACAGGCAGAAGCCCACTGGGATCCACATCCTGGTCTCTGACGAG ATGGTGCAGAACTTCGGGGAGGAGACGAGCTTCGTCATCAGCACTATAAGAG atgaaaacactgaCGGCTTCCAGATTGTGTTgaaatga